From Prionailurus viverrinus isolate Anna chromosome B2, UM_Priviv_1.0, whole genome shotgun sequence, the proteins below share one genomic window:
- the ARMT1 gene encoding damage-control phosphatase ARMT1 isoform X2, producing the protein MWNQYLEYQQSLINENDGKPRWFYSPWLFVECYMYRRIHEAIIQSPPIDDFDVFKESKEQNFFESQESLIALCTHLQELRTTIEDLDENQLKDEFFKLLQISLWGNKCDLSLSGGETSSQRTNVINSVEELKPFILVNDMEHLWSLLNNCKKTREKASVTRVDVVMDNSGFELVTDLVLADFLLCSQLATEIHFYGKTIPWFVSDTTVHDFNWLIEQMKGSNHKWMSKCGADWENSIKMGRWVYHDHIFWTLPHEFCVMSQVAPDLYAELQKAHLILFKGDLNYRKLTGDRKWACTIPFRQALRGFHPAPLCSVRTLKAEVQVGLQPGQAEQLAASEPNWMTTGKYGIFQFDGPL; encoded by the exons ATGTGGAATCAGTACCTAGAATATCAACAGAGtcttataaatgaaaatgatgGGAAACCCAGGTGGTTTTACTCACCTTGGTTGTTTGTAGAGTGCTACATGTATCGTAGAATTCATGAAGCAATTATCCAAAG TCCGCCAATCGATGACTTTGATGTATTTAAAGAATCAAAAGAGCAAAATTTCTTTGAGTCACAGGAATCTCTCATTGCTTTGTGTACTCACCTACAAGAGTTGAGAACAACTATCGAAGACCTAGATGAAAATCAGCTGAAAGATGAATTTTTCAAACTTCTTCAG atttcgCTGTGGGGCAATAAATGTGATCTGTCTCTATCGGGCGGGGAAACCAGTTCTCAGAGAACCAACGTAATAAATTCTGTGGAGGAACTAAAACCTTTCATTTTAGTGAATGACATGGAACATCTTTGGTCACTGCTTAACAACtgcaaaaaaacaagagaaaaagcgTCGGTTACTAGAGTAGATGTTGTTATGGATAATTCTGGGTTTGAACTCGTTACGGATTTAGTATTAGCTGACTTTCTGTTGTGCTCTCAACTGGCTACCGAGATCCATTTTTATGGAAAAACTATTCCGTGGTTTGTTTCTGATACTACTGTCCATGATTTTAACTGGTTAATTGAACAAATGAAAGGTTCTAATCACAAGTGGATGTCCAAGTGTGGGGCCGACTGGGAAAACTCTATTAAAATGGGCAGATGGGTTTACCATGATCATATATTTTGGACTCTTCCTCATGAATTCTGTGTAATGTCTCAGGTTGCTCCTGACTTATATGCCGAACTACAAAAGgcacatttaattttattcaaggGTGATTTGAACTATAGGAAGCTGACAGGCGATAGAAAGTGGGCATGTACCATTCCCTTTCGTCAGGCTCTGCGAGGGTTCCATCCTGCCCCTCTCTGCAGTGTAAGGACATTAAAGGCCGAGGTTCAGGTGGGGCTGCAGCCCGGGCAAGCTGAACAGCTCGCAGCCTCCGAGCCCAACTGGATGACCACCGGGAAGTATGGAATATTTCAGTTTGATGGTCCGCTCTGA
- the ARMT1 gene encoding damage-control phosphatase ARMT1 isoform X1 has product MMAGSPASLSGQDVGSFAYLTIKDRIPQILTKAIDTLHRHKNEFFEKHGEKGTEAEKKAISLLSKLRNELQTDKPIIPFVEKFVDTDMWNQYLEYQQSLINENDGKPRWFYSPWLFVECYMYRRIHEAIIQSPPIDDFDVFKESKEQNFFESQESLIALCTHLQELRTTIEDLDENQLKDEFFKLLQISLWGNKCDLSLSGGETSSQRTNVINSVEELKPFILVNDMEHLWSLLNNCKKTREKASVTRVDVVMDNSGFELVTDLVLADFLLCSQLATEIHFYGKTIPWFVSDTTVHDFNWLIEQMKGSNHKWMSKCGADWENSIKMGRWVYHDHIFWTLPHEFCVMSQVAPDLYAELQKAHLILFKGDLNYRKLTGDRKWACTIPFRQALRGFHPAPLCSVRTLKAEVQVGLQPGQAEQLAASEPNWMTTGKYGIFQFDGPL; this is encoded by the exons ATGATGGCGGGGTCTCCGGCGTCCCTGTCGGGACAGGACGTAGG ATCGTTTGCATATCTTACAATTAAAGACAGAATACCACAGATCTTAACCAAAGCTATTGATACATTGCATcgacataaaaatgaattttttgagaaacatggAGAG AAAGGCACAGAAGCTGAAAAGAAAgcaatttctcttctttctaaatTACGAAATGAATTGCAAACAGATAAACCAATAATCCCCTTTGTTGAGAAGTTTGTTGATACTGACATGTGGAATCAGTACCTAGAATATCAACAGAGtcttataaatgaaaatgatgGGAAACCCAGGTGGTTTTACTCACCTTGGTTGTTTGTAGAGTGCTACATGTATCGTAGAATTCATGAAGCAATTATCCAAAG TCCGCCAATCGATGACTTTGATGTATTTAAAGAATCAAAAGAGCAAAATTTCTTTGAGTCACAGGAATCTCTCATTGCTTTGTGTACTCACCTACAAGAGTTGAGAACAACTATCGAAGACCTAGATGAAAATCAGCTGAAAGATGAATTTTTCAAACTTCTTCAG atttcgCTGTGGGGCAATAAATGTGATCTGTCTCTATCGGGCGGGGAAACCAGTTCTCAGAGAACCAACGTAATAAATTCTGTGGAGGAACTAAAACCTTTCATTTTAGTGAATGACATGGAACATCTTTGGTCACTGCTTAACAACtgcaaaaaaacaagagaaaaagcgTCGGTTACTAGAGTAGATGTTGTTATGGATAATTCTGGGTTTGAACTCGTTACGGATTTAGTATTAGCTGACTTTCTGTTGTGCTCTCAACTGGCTACCGAGATCCATTTTTATGGAAAAACTATTCCGTGGTTTGTTTCTGATACTACTGTCCATGATTTTAACTGGTTAATTGAACAAATGAAAGGTTCTAATCACAAGTGGATGTCCAAGTGTGGGGCCGACTGGGAAAACTCTATTAAAATGGGCAGATGGGTTTACCATGATCATATATTTTGGACTCTTCCTCATGAATTCTGTGTAATGTCTCAGGTTGCTCCTGACTTATATGCCGAACTACAAAAGgcacatttaattttattcaaggGTGATTTGAACTATAGGAAGCTGACAGGCGATAGAAAGTGGGCATGTACCATTCCCTTTCGTCAGGCTCTGCGAGGGTTCCATCCTGCCCCTCTCTGCAGTGTAAGGACATTAAAGGCCGAGGTTCAGGTGGGGCTGCAGCCCGGGCAAGCTGAACAGCTCGCAGCCTCCGAGCCCAACTGGATGACCACCGGGAAGTATGGAATATTTCAGTTTGATGGTCCGCTCTGA